GCACTCCGCTTCGTCCGAGACGGGTTCCGCGCCGGGGCGGGTGCTCTCGCCACCCACGTCGATGATGTCGACGCCCTCCTCGACCATCGCCTCGGCCTGTCGGACCGCCGTCTCCGTAGTGTCGAACTCGCCGCCGTCGTGGAAACTGTCGGGCGTCACGTTCAGAATGCCCATTACGGCCGTCCCCTCTTCCCACGGGTAGCCACGTGCTTCCGAACTGACGCCGATCGAGAGCGCCTCCCGAATCCCGTCGGCGAGCGGTGCCAGCCCGTAGGGCTGACCGGCGAGTTTCTCGGTGAGCCGTTTGAACTGCGCGAGCGTGGCGAGCATGAGCACGTCGAGAAATTCCTCGTCCTGATCGTTGAGCCCCGAGATGGCGCACTCGCCGCCGAGCGAGAGCAGTTCTTCTTTGAGATACTGTGCCTGTCGCGGGCGCACGCGGGTCTTCAGCGCTCGATGGACGGCCTTGCCGCGCATTCGGTAGGCCCCCGCGTCGGTCACGTGCGTCCCCTTGATCGCACGCCGGGCGTCGTCGAGTCCGTCGATCTCCTTGGGCACGTCGAGACGGCTCCAGCGCGTCCGTGCCTCGCGGACGGTGTAGAGCGAGCCACAGACGAGCACGCAGTCGTCCGGCTCGGCGGCATCGAGGGCAGTCTGGAGCGCGTCGGTGACGTCGCTGCGGGTCTCGACACGACTCTCGTCGAACACCTCCGCGAGAACCGCGTTGTCCTCGGCGCGCGGGACGTCCGGCCGGCAGGCGACGACGTGCTCGGGCGTCGGCAGCGCGTCGGCCATCCCCTGGTGGTCCTTGTCCGCGAGCGCGCCGAAGACGAGATGGAGGTCGTCGAACTCGAATTCACCCAAGGTGTCGGCGAGGCGCTCGCACGCGCCAGGGTTGTGTGCGCCGTCGAGTACGACCAATGGATCGCGTTCGAGCACCTCGAACCGGCCGGGCCAGTAGGCCGCGCGCAATCCGCGCGCGAGCGTCTCCTCGCCACACTCGACGTCGAACTCGTCGGCGATCTGTCGGGCGAGCGCCGCCGCGATGCCGGCGTTCTCGGCCTGGTGGGCTCCCAGAAGTGAGAGTCGGGTTTCGACGGTCCGGTCCTGGCCGGAGATCCGGATGGCGTTTTCGACACCCGTTCGGCCCTCGTGTGTCACCGAGACGTCGCCGTCCGGGCCGACCGTCACGACGTCGCCGGCGCTCTCCTCGATCGCCGCGCGCGCGTCGCCGGTCGCGGCGGTCACGATGTCGTTCTCGCGAGGCGCGACGGTGGCCATGTCGCGGCCGATCTCCTCGACCGTGTCGCCGAGGGTGTCGGTGTGTTCGAGCGTGACGCTGGTGATGGCGCTCGCCACCGGATCGACGATGCTGGTCGCGTCGTAGCGCCCGCCGAGACCGACTTCGAGCACGGCGACGTCGACCGACTGGCGACGGAACTCCCACAGCGCCATCCCGGTGACGACCTCGAAGAAGGTGGGAGCATCGCCGGCGGCGGCCCGCTCCAGGACGTAGGGGCGGATCGTTGCGACGTACTCGGCGAGTGCGCTCTCGGAAATCATGCGGCCGCCGACGCGGACGCGCTCGCGAACGGAATCGAGATGCGGCGAGGTGTAGAGACCGACGTCGAGCCCCGCTTCCCGGAGTACCGATGCGACCATCCTCGCCGTGCTCCCCTTGCCGTTGGAGCCGGCGATCTGGACGAACGCGATCCCTTCGTGTGGGTCGTCGAGAGCGGAGAGGAGGTCGTCGGTGGCGTCCAGGCCCGGGCGGGGCGGATACCGACGCAGGTCGAAGAGGAAGTTTGCCGCCTCGTGGAACTCCATGTCGGACACCGGTGGGGCCGTGGTTTGAGCGTATCGGACGTTCCCGTTCACCGCTCGCACGACGGCCGGAACCGACATGGAAACCGGTGTTCATCACGACAGGTCGTTTTCCGTCCTAACGCGAGAGTCAGCAGTACGACGACAGCGCCTCGTAGGCCTCGCTGGCGGCTCCGTCGGGTTCGTCGGGATACGTGTAGAGTTCGAGCGTGGCGAATCCCTCGTAGCCGACGTCGTCGAGCGCGTCGAAGATCGCTCGGAAATCGAGGTCGCCCTCGCCGGGGATGCGGTGGTAGTGTTTGCCGCGCACGCCGCCGACGATGTCCTCTAGATGGACGCCCGTGATGTGGCCCGCACTCCGGCGAATCGCCTCGGCGGGGTCCTCCCCGTAGACGGCCGCGTGGCCGACGTCGAGGTTGACTCCGAGCGTATCGTGACCGACGTCCTCGATCAGTTCCAGGACTTCATCGGTGCACTCGACGAGCAGTTCGGGTTCGTACTCGATGCCCACCGCGACGTCGTGTTCGGCGGCGTATTCACAGATCGTCCCGAGGGAGTCGAGCAGGTACTCGTATGCCTTCTCTGGCGGATTGCCGGGCAGTGGACGGCCGGTGGCGAGACAGACCGCGGGCGCGCCGACCTCGTCGGCGAGGTCGATGGCTTGCTTCGTGTAGTCGATGCGCCACTCCCGTCCCTCGTCGTCGGCGGTGACGACGCTCGGATCGAAGAATGACGACGGCGGCGCGTCGTCGTAGTAGCCCGTCGCGGTGTTCGCGTTGATGTTCGAAACGGCCAACCCGGTGCTGTCGAGCGTATTCGACAGGGCCTCCAGATCGTCCTCGCCGAAGTCGGGGAAGTAGGCGTGTGGTTCGTCGCCCAAGATTTCGACGCCGGCGTAACCGTGGTCGGCGATGCGTTCGACCGCGTCCGGCAGCGCGTGGCGCGTGTAGGCGTTCGTCGAAAATGCCAGTTCGACCATAACAAGTGAAGGAATGGCCTCCCGAAACACCTTCCGACGGCGCTACGAGACGTCGAACAGACGGGAGAGGCTGACCGCGGGGACGAGGAAGATGAGGACGGCGAGCGCCCAGCCGACGCCCGCGAGCGCCGCGAACGCCGCGTCGAGCACGACGAGCGCGAGGATGCAGGTCCCGACCGCCGGGCCGACGGTATCGGGTCGGGGAGTCGCGTACGCCGGCCCGAGTGCGCGCCCGGTCCACACCAGAAAGCCGCCGGCGAGCCCGACCGCGAACGCGACCCGAACGAGGGGCGGCCCCAGGGTCACGACTGCCGCGAGCACCCCGAGAACGGCCAGCAACACGCCGGCGGCCGCCGCCGCGACCGCGCCGCGTTCGGTCGTCGTCGCCTCGTTGTCGGCCATGTACGTCACGAGGGCGATATACAGCGCGACGACGACCGGGATCGCGAGCGCCCACGCGGAAAGCGCGGCTGTCGTTGCTGTCACCCCTGCCGCCGTGCCGAGCAACACGTCGAGTCCACGTGCGCTGCCCATCGCGAGAAAGCCAGCAGATCCGCCCTTGAGCACGCCGTCGTAGAGCGCGATGACGACTGCGAGCGTCGCCGCGAACAGGCCGGCTCGCGGGCCGGCCGCCGCGAGCGCGACGAGCACACCGCCGACCAGCAGCGCCGCGCCGAGCACGCCCGCCGTCCGCCGTGGAACCCTTCCCGACGGGATCGGGCGTTCCGGGCGCTCGCGCGCGTCGACCTCCGCATCGAAGTAGTCGTTTAGCGTCGTGCCGCCGGCGTACAGCAGCACCGACGCGACCGCGAGTCCGGCGAGCGCAGGTATCGAAATCCTTTCACCTGTGGCGGCGACGAGCGCGCCACCGAGCAGGACGTCCGGCGGTGCGCTGAAGAGATTCGGAACGCGCACCAACGCCGCGTAGGCCGCGAACTTCTCGCGCAAGTCGGACTCGTCGGCCACCTCCTCAGACCCAGCCACCGTCTTCGAGGTAGGCCATCGCCTCACGGGCGGTCTCGGCCGCCGTCTCCTCGTAGGGGTAGAGTTCGACCGTCACGAACCCATCGTACTCCCGCGAATCGAGCGCTTCGAGGAAGTCGTCGATGGGCAGCGCGCCGTCGCCGAGCTGAGTGTGTTCGTGGCGGCGGTCTTCGGGAATATCCTCTAGATGAACGTGATCGACGTAGTCAGCGAGTCGATCGAACGCCTCGACTGGGTCCTCGCCGACGCTGAACAGGTGGCCCGCATCGAAGTTGCAGCGAACCCGGGGATGGTCGATGCGCTCGGCGAACTCCAAGAACTCCTCCGAGGTCTCGATGAGGAGATCAGGTTCGGGTTCGACGTGCAGGTCCACTCCCACGTCCTCGGCGACCGGCAGAACCTCCTGGAGGCTCTCGACGAACGTCTCGACCGCCCACTCGCGGGACTTTTCCTCCGGGATGGGTCCACCGGGCTCGATCGAGATGTAGTCGTGTCCGAGCGCGGCCGCCGTCCGGAGG
This window of the Halococcus sediminicola genome carries:
- a CDS encoding sugar phosphate isomerase/epimerase family protein; the encoded protein is MKFGFSANAFREYDAIEAIEIVADAGYHGIELLFDEPHLYPPDANEADIKEIQEALDANHLAISNCNAFMLTAIEGFHHPSYIEPDTDYRQQRIDYTKAALRTAAALGHDYISIEPGGPIPEEKSREWAVETFVESLQEVLPVAEDVGVDLHVEPEPDLLIETSEEFLEFAERIDHPRVRCNFDAGHLFSVGEDPVEAFDRLADYVDHVHLEDIPEDRRHEHTQLGDGALPIDDFLEALDSREYDGFVTVELYPYEETAAETAREAMAYLEDGGWV
- the folP gene encoding dihydropteroate synthase; this translates as MEFHEAANFLFDLRRYPPRPGLDATDDLLSALDDPHEGIAFVQIAGSNGKGSTARMVASVLREAGLDVGLYTSPHLDSVRERVRVGGRMISESALAEYVATIRPYVLERAAAGDAPTFFEVVTGMALWEFRRQSVDVAVLEVGLGGRYDATSIVDPVASAITSVTLEHTDTLGDTVEEIGRDMATVAPRENDIVTAATGDARAAIEESAGDVVTVGPDGDVSVTHEGRTGVENAIRISGQDRTVETRLSLLGAHQAENAGIAAALARQIADEFDVECGEETLARGLRAAYWPGRFEVLERDPLVVLDGAHNPGACERLADTLGEFEFDDLHLVFGALADKDHQGMADALPTPEHVVACRPDVPRAEDNAVLAEVFDESRVETRSDVTDALQTALDAAEPDDCVLVCGSLYTVREARTRWSRLDVPKEIDGLDDARRAIKGTHVTDAGAYRMRGKAVHRALKTRVRPRQAQYLKEELLSLGGECAISGLNDQDEEFLDVLMLATLAQFKRLTEKLAGQPYGLAPLADGIREALSIGVSSEARGYPWEEGTAVMGILNVTPDSFHDGGEFDTTETAVRQAEAMVEEGVDIIDVGGESTRPGAEPVSDEAECERVVPVIERISEFDALVSIDTRKAAVARAALDAGADIVNDVTGLDDPEMRFVAADYDCPLVVMHSIDAPVDPDSAPEYDDVVKDTIQELRERVLLAEKAGLDRKQIIVDPGIGFGKSKQENFAILGRLGEFRALDCPILFGHSHKSMFDLVGSEAGERLSATVAASALAAERGADIVRVHDVAESVAAVGVSEAARTPSEFDDSRD
- a CDS encoding UbiA family prenyltransferase, whose product is MAGSEEVADESDLREKFAAYAALVRVPNLFSAPPDVLLGGALVAATGERISIPALAGLAVASVLLYAGGTTLNDYFDAEVDARERPERPIPSGRVPRRTAGVLGAALLVGGVLVALAAAGPRAGLFAATLAVVIALYDGVLKGGSAGFLAMGSARGLDVLLGTAAGVTATTAALSAWALAIPVVVALYIALVTYMADNEATTTERGAVAAAAAGVLLAVLGVLAAVVTLGPPLVRVAFAVGLAGGFLVWTGRALGPAYATPRPDTVGPAVGTCILALVVLDAAFAALAGVGWALAVLIFLVPAVSLSRLFDVS
- a CDS encoding sugar phosphate isomerase/epimerase family protein, which translates into the protein MVELAFSTNAYTRHALPDAVERIADHGYAGVEILGDEPHAYFPDFGEDDLEALSNTLDSTGLAVSNINANTATGYYDDAPPSSFFDPSVVTADDEGREWRIDYTKQAIDLADEVGAPAVCLATGRPLPGNPPEKAYEYLLDSLGTICEYAAEHDVAVGIEYEPELLVECTDEVLELIEDVGHDTLGVNLDVGHAAVYGEDPAEAIRRSAGHITGVHLEDIVGGVRGKHYHRIPGEGDLDFRAIFDALDDVGYEGFATLELYTYPDEPDGAASEAYEALSSYC